A window of Variovorax sp. HW608 genomic DNA:
CGGGCTTCAATTCGGTCGTCTGGGGCATCCAGACCGCGGCCGAGGCCATGGCCCGGGGCGGCAGCATCGTCAACATCGCTTCGGCGGCGGCCTTCATCGGCATGCCGCACGGCATGATCTACAGCGGCGTCAAGTCGGGCGTGCTGGGCCTGTCGCGCTCGGCCGCGGTCGAGCTCGGCCCGCGCGGCATCCGCGTCAATTCGGTCTGCCCGGGATCGGTGCCGACCGAGGGCGTGCGGCTCAACGTCGACGCCGAGAAGGTCAAGCTGCGCATCGCCAAGACGCCGATGCAGCGCCTGTCGAGTGTCCAGGACGTGGCGGACGCGGCCTGCTTCCTGGCCTCGGACGCGGCCCGCTCGATCACGGGCGAGTCGCTGCTCGTCGACGGCGGCGCGACGCACGCCTTTCTCTGAGGAAGCCAAGGCCCATGTGCTCCGCAGCGACCACCGAGGCGCCGATCCTCGAGGCCCGCAAGCTCAGCCGCCAGTTCAGCGGCTTCTACGCGGTCAAGGACGTGGATCTCTCTGTGCGGCGCCATTCGGTGCATGCGCTGATCGGTCCCAACGGCGCCGGCAAGACCACCTGCTTCAACCTGCTCACGACCTTCCTCGCGCCGAGCGCCGGGCAGGTGTTCTTCAACGGGCGCGACATCTCGCAGAGCGACCCGGCCAGCGTCGCGAGTTCGGGCCTGGTGCGCTCGTTCCAGATCTCGGCCGTGTTCGGCCAGATGAGCGTGCTGGAGAACGTGCGCGTGGCGCTGCAGCGCAAGCGCGGCGGCACCTTCGCGTTCTGGCGCTCGCTCGCCGCGCTGCGTTCGCTCGACGAGCCCGCGATGGCGCTGCT
This region includes:
- a CDS encoding SDR family NAD(P)-dependent oxidoreductase translates to MTPRFEGKVALITGGARGIGRGIVEAIAAEGGIVGILDRAEDLAREAAAAVEAAGGRAMAFGGDVTHRETFANAIAAMKERHGRFDILVNNAIWVRYGPIAEITPEMLDRMVGTGFNSVVWGIQTAAEAMARGGSIVNIASAAAFIGMPHGMIYSGVKSGVLGLSRSAAVELGPRGIRVNSVCPGSVPTEGVRLNVDAEKVKLRIAKTPMQRLSSVQDVADAACFLASDAARSITGESLLVDGGATHAFL
- a CDS encoding ABC transporter ATP-binding protein; its protein translation is MCSAATTEAPILEARKLSRQFSGFYAVKDVDLSVRRHSVHALIGPNGAGKTTCFNLLTTFLAPSAGQVFFNGRDISQSDPASVASSGLVRSFQISAVFGQMSVLENVRVALQRKRGGTFAFWRSLAALRSLDEPAMALLERVGLARWRDTRAGELPYGRKRALELATTIALEPEMILLDEPMAGLGHEDIGPVVELIRDVARGRTVLMVEHNMRVIAELCERVTVLQSGQVLSEGSYDEVSRDPRVIEAYVGGAGHA